Within the Thermoanaerobaculales bacterium genome, the region GCGCGATCGACGATCACGTAGCTCGCGTACTGGATGAAGTTCTCGCCCATCAAGGGCTCGAGGCGGGTCACTGACTCTCTTTCTCCTTGCCTGTGTCCGTCGTGGGCTCATCCGGGAACGGGAACGGGAACGGGGACGGGAACGGACATCATGCGATGTCCGCGATCAGGTTCTGGATGATGTAGTCCTTGCGCGCCGGGGTGTTCTTGCCCATGTAGAAGTCGAGCGCCTTGGCGACCGCGCCCATCGAGCCGACGATCACCGGCACCAGCCGGTCGTCGGTGGCGATGAACTGCTTGAACTCGCCGGGTGAGATCTCGCCGAGGCCCTTGAAGCGGGTGATCTCGGGGTTGCGCAGCCGGGCCGCCGCCGCGTCGCGCTCGGCCTCGGAGTAGCAGTAGACCGTCTCCGAGCGGTTGCGGACGCGATAGAGCGGCGTCTCCAGGATAAACACGTGCCGCTTGAGGACCAGCTCCTCGAAGTAGCGCAGGAAGTAGGTGAGGAGCAGGTTGCGGATGTGCATGCCGTCGACGTCGGCGTCGGTCGCGATCACCACCCGGTTGTAGCGCAGGCCGTCGAGGGAGTCCTCGATGCCGAGCGCGCGCATGATGTTGTAGAGCTCCTCGTTCTTGTACACCGCCTCGCGGCCGAGGCCGTGGGTGTTGAGGGGCTTGCCCTTGAGCGAGTAGATGGCCTGGGTGAGGACGTCGCGCGCCTGGATCATCGCGCCGCCCGCGGAGTCGCCCTCGGTGAGGAAGATTGTGGTGTCGTCGCGCCGCTTGCCCTTGGGGTCGTTGAGGTGGATCTTGCAGTCGATCAGCTTGGGGATCCGGATCGCGACCTTCTTGGCCCGCTCCCGCGCCTCCTTCTTGATCGCCGACAGCTCCTTGCGCACCCGCTCGTTGCTCTTGACCTTGGCGAGCAGCTGCTCCGCACCTTCCGGGTTCTTGTGCAGCCACAGCACGACCTGGTCGCGGACCGCGTTGACGATCCACGACCGGACCTCGGTCGAGCCGAGCTTGTTCTTGGTCTGCGACTCGAACACCGGGTCCTGGAGCTTGATCGCGACCGCGCCGATCAGGCCGTCGCGGACGTCCTCGCCGGCGAAGCTGTTGCGGGCGAACTCGTTCACGCCCTTGAGCAGGCCCTCGCGGAACGCGCTCTGGTGGGTGCCGCCGTCGTTGGTGTACTGGCCGTTGACGAAGCTGAAGTAGGTCTCGCCGTAGGTGTGGGTGTGGGTGAAGGCGAACTCGAGCCGGTCCTCGCGGTGGTGGACGACGTCGTAGGCGGTCGGCTCGGAGCCGATCTCGTGCGTGAGCAGGTCGGCCAGCCCGTCGCGGCTCGAGAACTTCTCGCCGTTGTAGGCCAGCGTCAGGCCGCTGTTGAGGAACGCGTAGTAGCGCAGCCGGTCCGCGATGTGCTCCTCGCGCCACTCGTAGTCGCGGAAGATCTCGGGGTCCGGGATGAACCGCACGAAGGTGCCGTCCGGGGCCTTGGGGTCGGAGCCGTCGGCCTCCTTCTTCTTCCTGCCGCGGACGAACAGGGCCCGCTTGAGCTTGCCGCCGCGGTAGGAGATCACCTCGAACTCCGACGACAGCGCGTTGACCGCCTTGTTGCCGATGCCGTTGAGCCCGACCGAGAACTGGAAGACCTCGTTGTTGTACTTGCCGCCGGTGTTGATCTTGGACACGCAGTCGACGACCTTGCCGAGGGGGATGCCGCGGCCGAAGTCCCGAACCGACAGCTCGGGCCCGTAGCGCTTGATCTCGATCCGGCGGCCGTGGCCCATGATGAACTCGTCGATCGAGTTGTCGAGGACCTCCTTGAGCATCACGTAGATGCCGTCGGCCGGGTTGGAGCCGTCGCCGACGCGGCCGATGTACATGCCGGTGCGAAGCCGGATGTGCTCGAGCGCGTCCAGGGTCTGGATCGACGCCTCGTCGTAGGCCTTCTTCGCGCGCGCCATGCTCGCCTCGGTTACGCCCTCCGCAGGCCAGGATACCACCCCCCGGCGCCGCGCCGGGGCGCGGCGCCGGGACCGCAGAACCACCTCGAAACGATTATCGTATGAAGGTCGCGGGGCGCCGGCGCCCCGCACTTCGAGTGGAGGACAACATCATGAGGAAACGATCAGCATGTCGCCTTGCAGCGGGGCTTCTGGCGGTGGTTTGGCTGGCCGTGCTCGTTGCGCAGCCGGCCCTGGCCGCGGGCAAGCCCAAGGTCAAGGTCGGGTCGCTCGACGACCTGCCGCGCTTCGTCTACCCGATCGAGGGAACGGCGTCGAAGCTGCTCATCTCCGACGATTTTCCGGCGTTCGCCGCCCGGGTGCGCAAGGACGTGGAGCAGGTGCTCGCCGCCTACGATATCGAGGACCCGAGCACGCTGCAGGGCCTGTACGGCGTGATGCAGCGCCTCGAGTTCCTGGACGGGGACTACGATGCGGCGCTGCGCTGGCTCGAGAAGAGCCGCGCGCTCGAGAGCAAGGAGGCGAGCCGCCTCACCGCCGGTCTCATCGACCGGGCCTGGGTCGCGGCCCACCGCGAGGCGCCGGGCGAGGGCTTCGCCGCTGCGTTCTCGAGGCAGCTCGAGGCGCTGGCCTCGGCGCTGCCGTGGCCGGTGGTGCAGGACAACATCGAGCAGGCCAAGGGCCGCGCCGAGTTCATCAGCCGCAACCTGCTGATCGGCAGCGTGCAGAGCGAGATCGACCCGGTGGTGGCGCAGACCGGCTCGCTGACCGAGGACATGGCGCGGACGCTGATCTCGATGCGCTACACGATGGAGATGTTCCTGCCGGTGCGCGACCAGGTGGTCGCGGTCTACCAGAAGCTGATCGACGCCAACCGGGTCGAGAAGCCGGACATCTGGGCCGCGCGCTCGGTGACCTTGACTCCGGAGATGAAGGCGCACGAGGTGGTGATCGGGATCTGGGACTCCGGCGTCGACGCGTCCGTCTTTCCCGGCTCGCTGTGGGTCAACGCGGGCGAGACGTTCGACGGCGCCGACAACGACGGCAACGGTTACGTCGACGACGTCAACGGCATCGGTTACGACCTCGACGGGTTTCCGACGCCCGAGCTGCTCCACCCCGCGGGCGACATGGCGGGCAAGACCGAAACCGCGATGGGCTACATGAAGGGCTACATGGATCTCGGCTCGTCGATCGACAGCCCGGAGGCGTCGGTCCTCAAGAAGCACCTGTCATCGATCGCTCCCGATCAGGTCAAGGGTTTCATGGAGAGCCTGCAGTACGCCGCCCTCTACATGCACGGCACCCACGTCGCCGGCATCGCGATCGAGGGCAACCCGTACGCGAGGGTCCTGATCAACCGCTACACCTTCGACTACCACATCCCGCGCGCGATCCTCACCGTCGAGATCGCGGAGCGGCACGCGCGGTCGTTCCAGGAGTCGGTCGACTACTTCAAGAAGCCCGGGGTCCGCGTCGTCAACATGAGCTGGGGCTGGACGCTCAAGGAGGTCGAGGGCGTGCTCGAGTCCAACGGCGTGACCGACCCCGAGGAGCGCGCGGTCAGGACCCGCGCGATCTTCGGCGCCCTCAAGAAGGGCCTCCATGACGCGCTCGCCTCGGCACCCGAGATCCTGTTCATCACCGCCGCCGGCAACGACGACAACGACGTCGAGTTCGACGAGGTGATCCCGTCGAGCTTCGACCTGCCCAACCTGATCACCGTGGCCGCGGTGGACCAGGCCGGCGACCCCACGAGCTTCACCTCGACCGGGCGCAACGTGGTGATCTACGCCAACGGCTTCGAGGTCGAGAGCGTCGTCCCCGGAGGCGGCCGGATGAAGGCCTCGGGAACCTCGATGGCCTCGCCCAACGCCCTCAACCTGGCTGCCAAGCTGTTCGCCCTCGATCCCGGGCTGACGCCGGCGCAGGTCGTGGAGCTGATGAAGCAGGGCGCGACGCCGCGGGAGGGAGACGCGTCGTTCCTGCTCATCCACCCGCAGCAGAGCGTCGAGCTGCTGAAGAAGAGGGCCGCGGCCGCCGGCTGAACCGGAGCCTCGACGTGATGTCCGACCGGCGGGGCCGACCCCGCCGGTTCCGTTATCGGCGGGGCAGTGGGGCAGTGGGGCAGTGATCGTGAACCGCGGAGGCCGCAGAGAAAGCGGAGATCAACGCTGACTGAACCGCGAAGCCGCGAAGGGCGCCAAGGGGACCAGCTGACCCGCCTCCCCTTCCGCTGCTACGATCCGCGCGTGACGAGGATCTCCGGTGCAGCGCTCTTCGCGGTGGTCGTGTGGGGTGCGTCCTTCGTGGCGACGCGGATCGCGCTCGAGGCGTTCACGCCATTCGCGATCGTGGCGCTCCGACTGACACTGGGTGCTGCGCTGCTGGCCGCTGTCGCGCGGGCGGGGAGAGCGCGGTTGTCCCCGGGACGAGAGGACGCTCCAGTTACCGTGCTGCTCGGCCTGATCGTCGGCGCCCACCTGCTGATCCAGGCGGTCGGGCTCGGGCGCACCACCGCGATCAACGCCGCCTGGATCATCAGCTTCATCCCGGTCGTGATCGCGCTGGGCGCTCGGCTCTTCCTCGGCCAGCGGCTTCCGGCAGTGGCGTGGACCGGAATCGCGATCGCCTCCCTCGGGGTGATGCTGGTCTCCGTCCAGGAACCGCCGGACTTCGCGCGCGCTAGGCTGGGTGACCTCCTCCAGCTCGGTTCTTGCTTCACCTGGGCGGCCTACACCCTGGTCGCGGTGCGCCCCCTGCAGCGATGGGGAAGCCTGCCCATGACCGCGGCTCCGATGGCGGTGGCGGCGGCGGTGCTGTGGTCGGCGGTGGCCGTTGACGGTCGGCTGCTGGTGGCGCCACCCGGCATGGCGGGCTGGCTGTCGATCGTGTTCCTGGGCTTGCTCTGCAGCGGCGTCGCCTTCCTGCTCTGGTTCCGCGCCGTGTCCGCCGTCGGTCCGGCGCGCAGCGGCGTCTACCTGTACGTGGAGCCCTTCGTGACGCTCGGCCTGGCCTGGTCGGTGCTGGACGAGCCGGTGATGGTCAGCGCGGTCGCCGGTGGCATCGCGGTGCTGGTGGGGGTGTCGCTCGTGCATCAGGCGGGGAAGGAGAGGATGTAGGGTTCCGGCATCCATTCGTTCCCGTTCCCGCTCCCGTTCCGGTGCCCGAGATTCTCCTTCTCCCGGGAACAGTCCGAGCCGCCCCGCCCAACTGGGCAGCACGCCCAGAATGATGACCATGTTCGCGGGATCGGCCATCGTCGGGAACGGGAACGGGAACGGGTACGGGAACGCCACCGGGTGGGGCGCGGAGGTAGAAGCGGGCGCGGAAGCGGGATCAACCCTCGTCGGGAAGGGGAACGGGAA harbors:
- a CDS encoding DMT family transporter — protein: MTRISGAALFAVVVWGASFVATRIALEAFTPFAIVALRLTLGAALLAAVARAGRARLSPGREDAPVTVLLGLIVGAHLLIQAVGLGRTTAINAAWIISFIPVVIALGARLFLGQRLPAVAWTGIAIASLGVMLVSVQEPPDFARARLGDLLQLGSCFTWAAYTLVAVRPLQRWGSLPMTAAPMAVAAAVLWSAVAVDGRLLVAPPGMAGWLSIVFLGLLCSGVAFLLWFRAVSAVGPARSGVYLYVEPFVTLGLAWSVLDEPVMVSAVAGGIAVLVGVSLVHQAGKERM
- a CDS encoding DNA topoisomerase IV subunit B, translating into MARAKKAYDEASIQTLDALEHIRLRTGMYIGRVGDGSNPADGIYVMLKEVLDNSIDEFIMGHGRRIEIKRYGPELSVRDFGRGIPLGKVVDCVSKINTGGKYNNEVFQFSVGLNGIGNKAVNALSSEFEVISYRGGKLKRALFVRGRKKKEADGSDPKAPDGTFVRFIPDPEIFRDYEWREEHIADRLRYYAFLNSGLTLAYNGEKFSSRDGLADLLTHEIGSEPTAYDVVHHREDRLEFAFTHTHTYGETYFSFVNGQYTNDGGTHQSAFREGLLKGVNEFARNSFAGEDVRDGLIGAVAIKLQDPVFESQTKNKLGSTEVRSWIVNAVRDQVVLWLHKNPEGAEQLLAKVKSNERVRKELSAIKKEARERAKKVAIRIPKLIDCKIHLNDPKGKRRDDTTIFLTEGDSAGGAMIQARDVLTQAIYSLKGKPLNTHGLGREAVYKNEELYNIMRALGIEDSLDGLRYNRVVIATDADVDGMHIRNLLLTYFLRYFEELVLKRHVFILETPLYRVRNRSETVYCYSEAERDAAAARLRNPEITRFKGLGEISPGEFKQFIATDDRLVPVIVGSMGAVAKALDFYMGKNTPARKDYIIQNLIADIA
- a CDS encoding S8 family serine peptidase, whose protein sequence is MRKRSACRLAAGLLAVVWLAVLVAQPALAAGKPKVKVGSLDDLPRFVYPIEGTASKLLISDDFPAFAARVRKDVEQVLAAYDIEDPSTLQGLYGVMQRLEFLDGDYDAALRWLEKSRALESKEASRLTAGLIDRAWVAAHREAPGEGFAAAFSRQLEALASALPWPVVQDNIEQAKGRAEFISRNLLIGSVQSEIDPVVAQTGSLTEDMARTLISMRYTMEMFLPVRDQVVAVYQKLIDANRVEKPDIWAARSVTLTPEMKAHEVVIGIWDSGVDASVFPGSLWVNAGETFDGADNDGNGYVDDVNGIGYDLDGFPTPELLHPAGDMAGKTETAMGYMKGYMDLGSSIDSPEASVLKKHLSSIAPDQVKGFMESLQYAALYMHGTHVAGIAIEGNPYARVLINRYTFDYHIPRAILTVEIAERHARSFQESVDYFKKPGVRVVNMSWGWTLKEVEGVLESNGVTDPEERAVRTRAIFGALKKGLHDALASAPEILFITAAGNDDNDVEFDEVIPSSFDLPNLITVAAVDQAGDPTSFTSTGRNVVIYANGFEVESVVPGGGRMKASGTSMASPNALNLAAKLFALDPGLTPAQVVELMKQGATPREGDASFLLIHPQQSVELLKKRAAAAG